One genomic region from Argentina anserina chromosome 2, drPotAnse1.1, whole genome shotgun sequence encodes:
- the LOC126783431 gene encoding nuclear transport factor 2 isoform X1, with protein sequence MAAPTVQQVAPTADVVGNAFVLQYYHILEQSPEHVYRFYQDDSKFGRPEDNGMMNTVTTMDIINRKIVENGKLSANVVTVDAQESFNRGVFVLVTGYIIGKENLRKKFTQSFFLAPQDKGGFYVLNDVFRYVDDSINQNTDHGSVADVEAPLNSEEEPSLPDGRVSEPVTAVPEDITEEEVYNPPENREIPIEADEIPVPEVVDEIPDDSEVVPESGYSAAVMESEKPASVADNAKYSANVVAEQSAPVVAGSTPKTEAVPKKSYASIVKVMKESAQPFSAPTVRATPKPQEHQVIAAPQPASVSETVVSSVTAKDYGNQPEAEVEGHSIYIKNLPIGVTQETIENEFKKFGPIKNGGVQVRTQKGFGFGFVEFENGSAVQSALEASPIAIDGRQVVVEEKRSTSRGGRGRFSSGRGAGYRNEGPNGYRNDGPNAGFRSDGPRGRGGYGGGRGYGRSDYKSEFGGRNTGRGGSSGRGGDGFQRSENGGRVNRAGGPTVNAAAKTSAPRVSASA encoded by the exons ATGGCGGCTCCGACGGTGCAGCAAGTAGCTCCTACAGCCGATGTT GTTGGCAATGCATTTGTCCTTCAGTACTACCATATCTTGGAGCAATCTCCAGAGCATGTGTACCGATTTTATCAAGATGATAGTAAGTTTGGTCGCCCCGAGGATAATGGGATGATGAACACCGTGACCACCATGGAT ATAATCAACAGGAAAATAGTTGAGAATGGGAAGCTCAGTGCAAATGTTGTAACTGTGGATGCTCAAGAATCTTTCAACCGGGGTGTGTTTGTCCTTGTGACTGGGTATATAATTGGAAAGGAAAATTTGAGGAAGAAATTTACCCAAAGCTTTTTCTTGGCACCACAAGACAAAGGCGGCTTTTATGTTCTGAATGATGTTTTCAGATATGTGGATGATTCTATTAACCAAAATACTGACCATGGATCAGTTGCCGATGTCGAAGCTCCTCTTAATTCAGAGGAAG AGCCTTCTTTGCCAGACGGTCGTGTTTCTGAGCCTGTGACTGCTGTTCCCGAAGATATCACTGAGGAAGAAGTTTACAATCCTCCTGAGAATAGAGAAATTCCAATTGAAGCAGATGAAATCCCAGTACCTGAAGTCGTCGATGAAATCCCAGATGATTCAGAGGTTGTGCCTGAATCTGGATACTCGGCAGCGGTCATGGAATCTGAGAAACCTGCGTCGGTGGCGGACAATGCTAAATACTcagcaaatgtggtggctgaacAGTCTGCACCTGTGGTGGCCGGCTCTACTCCTAAAACTGAAGCAGTGCCTAAGAAGTCATATGCCTCAATT GTTAAAGTTATGAAGGAGAGTGCTCAACCATTTTCCGCTCCTACTGTTAGAGCTACTCCAAAACCCCAAGAACATCAGGTCATTGCCGCTCCACAACCTGCTTCTGTTTCAGAAACAGTAGTTTCCAGTGTAACTGCCAAAGACTATGGGAACCAACCAGAAGCTGAAG TTGAAGGGCACTCTATCTACATCAAAAACCTGCCTATTGGTGTCACTCAGGAAACTATAGAGAATGAATTCAAAAAATTTGGACCCATCAAGAATGGTGGTGTACAAGTTAGAACTCAAAAG GGCTTTGGTTTTGGCtttgtggagtttgagaaTGGAAGTGCTGTACAAAGTGCACTAGAG GCTTCACCCATCGCGATTGATGGACGCCAAGTTGTTGTCGAGGAGAAGAGATCTACAAGTCGAG GGGGGAGAGGAAGGTTTTCTTCTGGAAGGGGGGCAGGTTACAGGAATGAGGGACCTAATGGATACAGAAATGATGGCCCTAATGCTGGATTCCGGAGTGATGGACCAAGAGGACGTGGAGGCTATGGAGGTGGTAGAGGTTATGGCCGCAGCGATTACAAATCTGAATTTGGAGGTAGGAATACAGGTAGGGGAGGATCATCAGGCCGTGGAGGTGATGGGTTTCAGAGATCTGAGAATGGTGGTCGTGTGAATCGTGCTGGTGGGCCAACTGTTAATGCAGCAGCCAAAACTTCAGCTCCCCGGGTGTCTGCTTCTGCTTGA
- the LOC126783428 gene encoding uncharacterized protein LOC126783428: protein MSELSFSPKNSSFSSIDLLADFFHVCYSILSHPLYFSYFIFFSPYLLKLLSFLSPLFITTALLVLAYLTVSPNSTSDLPKIKVGSCCLATTYQTVIAKLQYPKVDHSNGDDHEEFRSLEELEVYKIVFDTSSLEVGGCPVEEMSSEETSDASIPQSYSLGGTGNIGYFLEVASAILEEIRSSPGAIWEENEEIPDEKISPTQIFDAAFDERSSPESSESSGYFSEASSAISEQNPVEKTCSSQVSDAPVDKKSSSEGNGSTGYFFEASNAVLEETRENLVEKKCSSQVSHAPMENCSVLEAKGSTGVVLEADGVILRQKAVEEEKEVKPLSSYFKKVEEKRFDRRESKDRDFGANDGGFRSKSMVINPQVLGSNLGNPNLGSFGSMRKEKEWRRTLACKLFEERHQNVDGGGEEGMDMLWETYDETESGKVLQGMKSKSKKQGKKISGNKDDYNEVHGDNNDDDEDEELDNGHLCCLQALKFSAGKMNLGHMGRPNLVKITKALKGFGWLHHVTKNSKKGYR from the exons ATGTCTGAACTTTCTTTCTCCCCCAAGAACTCAAGTTTCTCTAGCATTGATCTCCTTGCCGATTTCTTCCATGTCTGTTACTCCATTCTGTCACATCCTCTGTACTTTTCCTACTTCATATTCTTCTCACCATACCTCCTCAAGCTTCTGTCTTTCCTATCTCCTCTGTTCATCACCACTGCTCTGCTTGTCCTAGCTTACCTCACTGTCTCTCCCAACTCCACCTCTGATCTTCCCAAGATCAAGGTGGGTTCTTGTTGCCTTGCCACCACTTACCAAACTGTTATAGCAAAACTACAGTACCCTAAGGTGGATCACAGCAATGGTGATGATCATGAAGAGTTTCGATCTCTCGAGGAGCTTGAAGTGTATAAAATTGTCTTTGACACATCTAGTTTGGAAGTTGGGGGGTGCCCAGTTGAGGAAATGAGCTCAGAAGAAACCTCTGATGCATCAATTCCCCAAAGTTACAGTCTTGGAGGTACTGGCAATATTGGTTACTTCTTGGAAGTAGCAAGTGCAATTTTGGAAGAAATTAGAAGCAGCCCAG GTGCAATTtgggaagaaaatgaagagatCCCAGATGAGAAAATTAGCCCAACACAAATCTTTGATGCAGCATTTGATGAAAGATCCAGTCCTGAAAGCAGTGAGAGTTCTGGTTATTTCTCGGAAGCTTCAAGTGCAATTTCGGAACAGAACCCAGTTGAGAAGACATGCTCATCACAAGTCTCTGATGCACCAGTTGATAAGAAGTCCAGTTCTGAAGGCAATGGCAGTACAGGTTATTTCTTTGAAGCTTCAAATGCAGTTCTGGAAGAAACTAGAGAGAACCTAGTTGAGAAGAAATGCTCATCACAAGTCTCCCATGCACCAATGGAAAATTGTTCCGTTCTTGAAGCCAAGGGTAGTACTGGTGTTGTGTTGGAAGCAGATGGTGTAATTTTGAGACAAAAAGCAGTTGAGGAAGAAAAAGAGGTCAAGCCACTAAGCTCATACTTCAAAAAAGTTGAAGAAAAAAGATTTGATAGAAGAGAATCCAAGGATAGAGATTTTGGTGCTAATGATGGAGGATTTAGATCTAAATCTATGGTGATTAATCCTCAAGTTCTAGGATCAAATCTTGGGAATCCAAATCTTGGGAGTTTTGGTtcaatgagaaaagaaaaagagtggAGGAGGACACTGGCATGCAAGCTTTTTGAGGAGAGGCATCAAAATGTGGATGGAGGAGGTGAAGAAGGAATGGACATGCTTTGGGAGACATATGATGAGACAGAATCAGGTAAAGTTCTGCAGGGGATGAAGAGCAAGTCAAAGAAGCAGGGGAAGAAGATCAGTGGCAATAAGGATGACTACAATGAGGTGCATGGTGATAATAATgacgatgatgaagatgaagaattgGATAATGGGCACTTGTGCTGCTTGCAGGCATTGAAGTTCTCAGCAGGGAAGATGAATTTGGGACATATGGGAAGGCCAAATCTTGTCAAGATTACCAAGGCGCTCAAAGGGTTTGGATGGTTGCATCATGTCACCAAGAATAGCAAGAAAGGGTACCGTTGA
- the LOC126783442 gene encoding senescence-associated carboxylesterase 101-like has product MTHNQFSSGLESANLVVTSDLVHQAWSAIEKQNQINPNAKPHLCNVIQVSNVTLIAFGTPLVSFPEQESMVSSSTLKANNFTEFEFLCTKSIESFSINQAAISLFRSNFDELNQKKTELIELTQLSKISLIIITGQSVGGSVATLFTLWLLKGLNLLKTLRPLCITFGSPLVGDEHFWQCMLQFTTWKSSFLHAASNQDPIPKLFLTRNGSGAYKPFGSFLLCSSSGCACSEDQDLILEHLMTINLQNGRNEDPNGKWDYGQILEDLKHKALYKSSTMLIKEVTDPLQASIITQLLAIGGLTQQHSSKEMKNLIRRMKKHETELLIQKKKNSSSDKKLSKMKTCLALFEWYKKESNILNTGYYDMYKRQCNPSDMNVNEYKKRLWNFWEDAVTKVENKPQLEGAPFGVRWLWAGTNYRRMIEPLHIAEFYKTSGASNYKNGGKRPKHFILLEAWLEQKQATQKRKPKRQLAATSNEDSCFWAEVEDALILCNRLKNGESVNDAEKLEEFEEYVWDGIDNHTVCPDIFSEKGSFMRWWKEYKGIVGSSYSSQLADYMNNRNYRNYT; this is encoded by the exons ATGACTCACAATCA ATTTAGCAGTGGTTTAGAATCGGCAAACTTGGTGGTGACCTCTGATTTGGTACACCAAGCATGGAGTGCGATtgagaaacaaaatcagatAAATCCAAATGCAAAACCACATTTATGCAATGTAATCCAAGTATCAAATGTTACCCTCATAGCATTTGGCACCCCACTTGTCTCTTTTCCAGAACAAGAAAGCATGGTTTCATCATCCACCCTGAAAGCCAACAATTTCACTGAATTTGAATTCTTATGCACCAAAAGCATTGAAAGTTTCTCTATTAATCAAGCAGCAATCAGCCTCTTTCGCTCCAACTTCGATGAGCTGAATCAGAAGAAAACTGAG TTGATAGAGCTTACTCAGCTTAGCAAGATTTCACTAATAATCATCACCGGACAATCTGTGGGAGGCAGTGTGGCTACACTTTTCACCTTATGGTTATTAAAAGGGCTCAATTTATTGAAAACCCTACGCCCCCTTTGCATTACTTTTGGCTCACCCCTCGTTGGTGATGAACATTTCTGGCAATGTATGTTGCAATTTACAACATGGAAGTCTTCTTTCCTGCATGCAGCCTCTAACCAAGATCCTATACCAAAACTATTTCTAACTCGAAATGGGAGTGGTGCTTATAAGCCTTTCGGGTCATTTCTATTATGTTCGTCATCCGGTTGTGCTTGCTCTGAGGATCAGGATCTCATTCTGGAACACTTGATGACAATCAATCTTCAAAATGGACGAAACGAAGATCCTAATGGTAAGTGGGATTATGGTCAAATTTTGGAAGATCTCAAGCATAAGGCGTTATATAAAAGCAGTACCATGTTGATTAAAGAGGTAACAGATCCACTTCAAGCAAGCATTATAACACAACTGCTAGCAATTGGAGGTCTCACACAG CAACACTCTAGTAAAGAGATGAAGAATCTGATTCGAAGGATGAAAAAACATGAGACAGAGTTGTTGattcaaaagaagaagaattccAGTTCAGACAAGAAACTAAGTAAGATGAAAACGTGTTTGGCCTTGTTTGAGTGGTACAAGAAGGAGTCGAACATTTTGAACACTGGATACTATGACATGTACAAAAGGCAGTGCAATCCAAGTGACATGAATGTGAATGAGTACAAGAAAAGGCTTTGGAATTTCTGGGAGGACGCAGTTACAAAAGTAGAGAACAAGCCTCAGTTGGAAGGAGCTCCCTTTGGGGTTCGTTGGCTTTGGGCAGGCACAAACTACAGAAGGATGATTGAACCACTTCATATTGCAGAGTTCTACAAGACAAGCGGCGCGAGTAATTACAAAAATGGTGGAAAAAGGCCTAAACATTTCATTCTGTTGGAGGCATGGCTTGAGCAGAAGCAAGCAACACAGAAGCGAAAGCCTAAAAGACAGTTGGCTGCCACTTCAAATGAGGATTCTTGTTTCTGGGCAGAAGTAGAGGATGCCCTTATATTATGCAACCGTCTGAAGAATGGAGAATCAGTTAATGATGCAGAGAAGTTGGAGGAGTTTGAGGAGTATGTGTGGGATGGCATCGATAACCATACCGTGTGCCCTGATATTTTCTCGGAGAAGGGAAGTTTTATGCGATGGTGGAAGGAGTACAAAGGAATTGTTGGAAGTTCTTACAGTTCACAGCTTGCCGACTATATGAACAATCGCAATTACCGCAACTATACATGA
- the LOC126783431 gene encoding nuclear transport factor 2 isoform X2 yields the protein MAAPTVQQVAPTADVVGNAFVLQYYHILEQSPEHVYRFYQDDSKFGRPEDNGMMNTVTTMDIINRKIVENGKLSANVVTVDAQESFNRGVFVLVTGYIIGKENLRKKFTQSFFLAPQDKGGFYVLNDVFRYVDDSINQNTDHGSVADVEAPLNSEEEPSLPDGRVSEPVTAVPEDITEEEVYNPPENREIPIEADEIPVPEVVDEIPDDSEVVPESGYSAAVMESEKPASVADNAKYSANVVAEQSAPVVAGSTPKTEAVPKKSYASIVKVMKESAQPFSAPTVRATPKPQEHQVIAAPQPASVSETVVSSVTAKDYGNQPEAEVEGHSIYIKNLPIGVTQETIENEFKKFGPIKNGGVQVRTQKGFGFGFVEFENGSAVQSALEASPIAIDGRQVVVEEKRSTSRGELNLHEY from the exons ATGGCGGCTCCGACGGTGCAGCAAGTAGCTCCTACAGCCGATGTT GTTGGCAATGCATTTGTCCTTCAGTACTACCATATCTTGGAGCAATCTCCAGAGCATGTGTACCGATTTTATCAAGATGATAGTAAGTTTGGTCGCCCCGAGGATAATGGGATGATGAACACCGTGACCACCATGGAT ATAATCAACAGGAAAATAGTTGAGAATGGGAAGCTCAGTGCAAATGTTGTAACTGTGGATGCTCAAGAATCTTTCAACCGGGGTGTGTTTGTCCTTGTGACTGGGTATATAATTGGAAAGGAAAATTTGAGGAAGAAATTTACCCAAAGCTTTTTCTTGGCACCACAAGACAAAGGCGGCTTTTATGTTCTGAATGATGTTTTCAGATATGTGGATGATTCTATTAACCAAAATACTGACCATGGATCAGTTGCCGATGTCGAAGCTCCTCTTAATTCAGAGGAAG AGCCTTCTTTGCCAGACGGTCGTGTTTCTGAGCCTGTGACTGCTGTTCCCGAAGATATCACTGAGGAAGAAGTTTACAATCCTCCTGAGAATAGAGAAATTCCAATTGAAGCAGATGAAATCCCAGTACCTGAAGTCGTCGATGAAATCCCAGATGATTCAGAGGTTGTGCCTGAATCTGGATACTCGGCAGCGGTCATGGAATCTGAGAAACCTGCGTCGGTGGCGGACAATGCTAAATACTcagcaaatgtggtggctgaacAGTCTGCACCTGTGGTGGCCGGCTCTACTCCTAAAACTGAAGCAGTGCCTAAGAAGTCATATGCCTCAATT GTTAAAGTTATGAAGGAGAGTGCTCAACCATTTTCCGCTCCTACTGTTAGAGCTACTCCAAAACCCCAAGAACATCAGGTCATTGCCGCTCCACAACCTGCTTCTGTTTCAGAAACAGTAGTTTCCAGTGTAACTGCCAAAGACTATGGGAACCAACCAGAAGCTGAAG TTGAAGGGCACTCTATCTACATCAAAAACCTGCCTATTGGTGTCACTCAGGAAACTATAGAGAATGAATTCAAAAAATTTGGACCCATCAAGAATGGTGGTGTACAAGTTAGAACTCAAAAG GGCTTTGGTTTTGGCtttgtggagtttgagaaTGGAAGTGCTGTACAAAGTGCACTAGAG GCTTCACCCATCGCGATTGATGGACGCCAAGTTGTTGTCGAGGAGAAGAGATCTACAAGTCGAGGTGAGTTGAACTTACATGAGTA
- the LOC126783426 gene encoding galacturonosyltransferase 8, translating into MPNPRLSGTTARGGAASSFKLLALAIAACAVVFFFSSITFVFTSSAADSSDLDASGFNSGSFGLGSTRRSVLALKSDPLKPRLDQIRKQAEDHRTLALAYASYARKLKLENAKLVRIFADLSRNYSDLMNKPSYRALFDSDGMSIDESVLRQFEKEVKERIKVTRQVIAEAKESFDNQLKIQKLKDTIFQVNEQLTKAKKQGAFSSLIAAKSIPKSLHCVAMRLMEERIAHPEKYTDEGKPKPPELEDPSLYHYAIFSDNVIAASVVVNSAVKNAKEPWKHVFHVVTDKMNLGAMQVMFKLKEYNGARVEVKAVEDYKFLNSSYVPVLKQLENAKLQQFYFENKLENATKDTTNMKFRNPKYLSILNHLRFYLPEMYPKLNRILFLDDDIVVQKDLTGLWKIDMDGKVNGAVETCFGSFHRYAQYMNFSHPLIKKKFNPNACAWAYGMNFFDLDAWRRVNCTADYHYWQNLNENRTLWKLGTLPPGLITFYSTTKPLDKSWHVLGLGYNPSISMDEIRNAAVVHFNGNMKPWLDIAMNQFKPIWEKHVDYDLEFVQGCNFGM; encoded by the exons ATGCCGAATCCACGGCTCTCCGGCACCACCGCTAGAggcggagcagcctcctcctTCAAGCTACTCGCCCTCGCCATCGCCGCCTGCGccgtcgtcttcttcttctcctccatcACCTTCGTCTTCACTTCCTCCGCTGCAGACTCCTCCGATCTCGACGCCTCG GGTTTCAATTCTGGCTCTTTTGGATTGGGATCGACGAGAAGGTCGGTGCTGGCTTTGAAATCCGACCCGCTCAAGCCTCGGCTGGACCAGATCCGGAAGCAGGCCGAGGATCACCGAACCCTAGCCCTAGCTTACGCCAGCTATGCTCGGAAGCTGAAGCTCGAGAACGCAAAACTCGTCAGAATCTTCGCCGATCTGTCCCGGAACTACTCCGATCTCATGAACAAGCCGTCGTACCGAGCTCTGTTCGACTCCGATGGGATGTCAATCGATGAATCGGTGCTCCGGCAGTTCGAGAAGGAAGTGAAGGAGAGGATCAAGGTGACTAGGCAAGTGATCGCCGAGGCGAAAGAGTCTTTTGATAACCAGCTCAAGATTCAGAAGCTGAAAGATACGATTTTTCAAGTGAATGAgcagctgaccaaggccaagAAGCAGGGAGCTTTCTCCAGCTTGATTGCCGCAAAGTCGATACCGAAGAGCCTGCATTGCGTCGCAATGCGGTTGATGGAGGAGAGGATCGCGCATCCGGAGAAGTATACTGATGAAGGGAAGCCGAAGCCGCCGGAGCTGGAGGATCCGAGTTTGTACCATTATGCTATATTTTCCGACAATGTGATTGCGGCGTCCGTGGTGGTGAACTCGGCGGTGAAGAATGCCAAGGAGCCGTGGAAGCATGTGTTCCATGTGGTGACTGATAAGATGAATCTCGGAGCAATGCAGGTTATGTTTAAGTTGAAGGAGTACAATGGGGCAAGAGTGGAGGTGAAGGCTGTGGAGGATTACAAGTTTTTGAATTCTTCGTATGTGCCGGTGCTTAAGCAATTGGAGAATGCCAAGTTGCAACAGTTTTACTTTGAGAATAAGCTTGAGAATGCAACTAAAGACACAACCAACATGAAGTTTAGGAACCCTAAGTATTTGTCTATATTGAACCACTTGAGGTTTTATTTGCCTGAAATGTACCCCAAGTTGAACAGAATTCTGTTTTTGGATGATGATATCGTTGTTCAGAAGGACTTGACGGGGTTGTGGAAGATTGATATGGATGGGAAGGTGAATGGGGCGGTTGAGACATGTTTTGGGTCCTTCCATCGTTATGCACAGTACATGAATTTCTCACACCCATTGATCAAGAAGAAGTTTAATCCCAATGCCTGCGCTTGGGCCTATGGAATGAACTTCTTTGATTTGGATGCTTGGCGAAGGGTGAACTGCACAGCAGATTATCACTACTGGCAGAATCTT AATGAGAATCGTACCTTGTGGAAATTGGGGACTTTACCCCCAGGTTTGATTACATTTTACTCGACGACAAAGCCACTGGACAAGTCATGGCATGTTCTGGGACTTGGCTATAATCCAAGCATCAGCATGGATGAGATTCGCAATGCTGCAGTGGTGCACTTTAATGGAAATATGAAGCCTTGGCTTGATATTGCCATGAATCAGTTCAAGCCAATCTGGGAGAAACATGTGGATTATGATTTAGAGTTTGTTCAGGGCTGCAACTTTGGAATGTAA